GACAGCGGTTCACGGTGAGAGTAACTCTTTGCATATCATCGGTCCATGTGGATCTGTTAAAACCATGGTACGAAGATGTCTGTGTGCTACTTCTATTAGGTTAggatacacacatgtactttacactaagctgttgtgtgtgtgtgtgtgtgtgtagctgctacGTTGTGCTCTGAGAGAGCTGCTGGACTTGCAGGAGGTGAAGATGAATGTCCTGCAGGTTCACCTGagcagtgagtgttgtgtaaaagAGCGTGTGTTTAAAAGAGGCTGCTGGTTTAAGTCGCGGCTCCGTTCATGGCCGCGTGTCTCGTGCAGGTCTGCTGCAGATGGACGACCGGATCGCTCTGAGAGAGATCACACGCCAGCTTCAACTGGAGAACGTCGTAGGAGACaaagtgttggtgagtgtgttccAGTATTCCTGGAATTCTCGAGTCGTGTATACAGCTGGGACGTTACAGGAGCGGCAACATCACATGATTCAAAAgaagtgaatgtgagagaaacTTGGGAGTGATATTACTGTAACTGATaacccagtctgtctgtctgtcagcctgcctgcctacctacctgtctgtctgtcttcttgcctgcctgtctgtctgtgcacctgtctgtctgtctgcctacctacctacctacctgtctttcttcctgtctgtcttcctgcctgcctacctgtttgtctgtctgtcttcctgtctgcctgtctgtgcacctgcctgtctgtctttctgtctgtcttcctgcctgccttcctgtctgtctgcctgcctgtcttcttgtctgtctgcctgtctgcctacctgtctgtctttctgtctgtctgcccacctgtctgtctatcttcctgcctgtctgtctgtctgtctgccattacctgtttgcctgtcttcctgcctgtcttccttcctttctttcttcctgcctgtctgccttcttgcctgcctgtcttcctgcctgcctacctgcctgtctgtcttcttccctgcctgcctgtctgtgcacctgtctgtctgcctgcctacctacctacctgtttgtctgtcttcttgcctgcctgcctgtctgtgcacctgtctgtctgcctgcctatctgtctgtttctctgtttgtctgcctgcctacctctCTGCCTACCTGCCTGCCCACATGCCTGCCTATCTGACTGCccgtctatctgcctgtctacatgtctgtcttcctccctgtctgtctgtctgcaggtgATAAAAGCAGCAGTCAGCCAGTGTTCTTCATCCTGGAAGAGTTTGGTCTGTTTGCTCATCATAAGAACCAGATGCTGCTGTACAACCTGCTGGATGTTTCTCAGTCTGCTCAGGCTCCTGTAGCTGTGGTGGGACTCACCTACAGActagtatgtacacacacacacacacacacacacacacacttaatatacCTGTCACCAAAAAACGCCGCATGTTtataaaatctctgtatttttttcctgtttgtttattccagGACGTTCTTGAGCTCTTGGAAAAGTGTGAGAAGTCTCGTTTTTCCCACAGACAGAGTCACCTGTTGAGTTCTCTGACTTTCCGTCAGTATCGAGACGCCTTTCGGTCTGAGCTCACGCTGCAGGATGACTTCCCCGACAGCAAGTTCTCTCAGGAGTGGAACCTCTGTGTCTCGGTACGACACACCGCATCACGAACCTGAACTGAAGTGTTACACTGCTCACATGTGAACATACACACTGCTGGAGGAAGCTCACGTGTTTTCCTCGATTGTACATAGCACGTGTTCTCTCTCCTCGTCTTCCTcaccactgatgatgatgatgatgatgagggagtAATTATAATGATCCAATTCTAACCATGACAACCATGATTTGACCaattagagtaaaataaaaatatctaaaggcttaatatatatatatatatatatacaggtgcaaagttgatttatttcagtaattcaattcaacaagtgaaactgctgtattatatagagccattacacacagactgatatatctcaagtgtttatttcttttaatttggacgattatggcttacagctaatgaaaacccaaacttcagtatctcagaaaatttaaatattgtgaaaaagttcaatattggagactcatggtgtcgcactctaatcagctaattaacttaaaatacctgcaaaggtttcctgagcctttaaatgtctctcagtctggtccagtaggctacacagtcatggggaagactgctgacttgacagacaTCCAGAAGACGGTCATTGAGACCCTGCACATGGAGGGTAAGACACAAAAGGTCGTTGCTGAAGAAGCTggatgttcacagagtgctgtgtcCAAGCAcgttaataaaattttaatggAAAGAAAGTGTGATAGAAAAGGTGCAGAAAGAACAGGGATAatcgcagccttgagaggattgtgaaACGAAGCCCCTTCAAGAATCTGGGGGAGATTCACAAGGAGTGGACTGCAGCTGGAGTCAGTCACATTCCTTGTGTCAAGCcagtcctgaaccagagacgatATCAGAGGTGTCTTACCTGGGCTAAGGACAAAAaggactggactgttgctctgtgggccaaagtcctcttttcagatgaaaataaattttccatttcatttggaaatcaagatcCCAGACTttgaaggaagagaggaggggCAAAAAATCCAAAGTTGCTTGAGGTCCAGTGTAAAGTTTGGGGAGTGGTTTGGGGAGCCgtatcatctgctggtgttggtccactgtgttttatcaggtccacagtcatctaccaggaggttttagagcacttcatgcttcattctgctgaccagctttatggagatgctgatttcattttccagcaggacttggcacctgcccacactgccaaaAGTACTAATATCTGGTTTAAGGAGCAtggtgtccatgtgcttgattggccagcaaaccctGTGAAATCCCATAGAAATCCCATAGAGAATCAGTGGGGTactgtgaagaggaagatgcgagacaccagacccaacaacgcagaagagctgaaggacGCTATCagagcaacctgggcttccataacacctcagcagtgccacagactgaccgtctccatgccacgccgcattgctgcagtaattcatgcaaaggGAACTccgaccaagtattgagtgctgtacatgttcatacttttcagtagtccaacatttctgtgttgaaaatcatttttttaattagctttttattggtgtaataatctagttttctgaattttgggttttcattagatgcaagccataatcatcaaaatttaaaaaaattaaacacttaaaatatataaaaaatatatcagtctgtgtgtaatgaatctatatactatagagtttcacttgttgaattgaattactgaaataaatcaacttttcgatgatattctaatttattcaaatacacctgtgtatatatggtgggggggggggggacaaaatctctgctgccctctagtggacaactCTGAACATAACCATGACGACCACGATTTGACCAAgcaggagtaaaataaaaatatataaaggctaaaaatatacattatagaaatataacatacatataataataaaaatgctttttattacaaaagtacagcttttgtataaatatataatcactgcccgatgcctgtgggtcattatacacagaatcgaactgagcaattattttctttacccgTGTCACGAAAACTGAAGGACGTCATAATACGGGTTTTtaaactgtggtcagccctgcaTAGGGgacaatgtcatttatttgttgctgctgtttcttcttcttctggtgtccttatccatgagagacagagagagagaaagagagagactttgacttttacaatccttttatttacacataagtcacataatatgtggtaaaatcagggtgactcagtaattcaataaatacattttaaaatatttcaataaattaagttaagacacatcagtgaatggtggatttagtttagctctggtgcaaagcagggtttctcttctgctacagagcacagagcattagcatgacaccacactgtctcaaacatcttcacatcattcatctttctgtagaaattaaaatcaattaaaattcttgatttaacaagtctgaggaaaattctctttgcatcagtctgtgttttgtgcaaacacaggtatatcgccatttttgcctgaccaaatataaaactgaTCAACTGGCATTTGAAACTGTTCCTCCTGACGTACTTAaaacatactgagagagagacagagaaaaagatcttTATGTGGTGGGTATGAGAACCCTGATTTGGCTGATGTGATAATTATAGCATCATTACAAATAATACAGTctatctgtgtaaactgtgtgtgacgGATAAAAAGTGCAGCTTTGTTCCAGTATCCTATAGTAATGTtgtaaatgcttgattctgattggtcagattcattcgttaataaaaagggtgtggctggtgatatgttgaagcttttcatgaggaaatgtgtaatatatttggaaggagtctccagttttagtgtttttctaataaggtttgtttgtgttattttcagtAACAGGATACGTTTTAGATTTTGGTCTAAAACTTTAAGAGCAAAAAATCAAGAGTTTGGTGAGATCATGATCCTTTATAACTGGAATAATGTGGATAATTTGCTTCGGTGATGTTCCACGATATTGGatgcaactcaacaacaaaagatgttcattaattagtaaaaaattctacaccaattacccataacattatgaccacctgcctaatattgttttggtcatccttttgctgccaaaacagccctgacccgtcaaggcatggactctactagatccctgaaggtgtgctgtggtatctggcaccaagatgttagcagcagatcctttaaaggagaagttcacttccagaacaaaaatctactgataatttcctcaccccctggtcatccaagatgttcatgtctttctttcttcattaaagaaatgatgtttttttaagaaaacatttcagatttttttccatATAGTGACCTGCAATAGTGTCctggagtttgaccttccaaaatgcagtttaaatgcagcttgaaagagtagtgtttacgttaggttaatatctatgcattgaaaatatagtcagtgaatgttttttggggattaattgcagctcagcctctttcctgtccaggcctatacagtgtttctatattaatattaaaagccattttgaattggattcattattggggtttggaacttaactgtttaatgttaactgcttacatgatgtcatgaggtcatgtgaccaattggcatcatgtagaattctgaattctgttcAGAACATCACCTGACGACGTACATAGCAACCATCCTCAGACCACCTTTAGCTATTGACAGAGAAACAGTGCCCCTTGTGTAGCAGCGATTTTACACCATTTAGCAGTATTTTACAGCgtttagcagcatttcaccacttttaactgttttatacaatggctgcactgtttgtgaaagatcttcaccctgaagtatcagaggtgatactttctaatagatttagacctgcaggacacgtccaatctgtccacatttgcagggacaggaagaccGGCTCTCCTCTCGGATACGCGTACGTCAACTTTCGCTATCGAGATGAcggtaaaacaaaccttttcttttttctacactgtttcttacctgtttttgcagcagatttaaggctacatgtgtaacttctgtagtattttatagttttactatatggagatggtcatgttttaaatggtactaaaaagatatgaaaagatatttggatgagttatatatagactataatagactttaattaaaaatgaatggtttatttctgttccctCAGCTGAGAGAGCCATCGATATGTTCAATTTTGAACTCCTCCTGGAGAGACCCATGCGTGTCATGTGGTCAAACTGGGAACCCACCGCCAAGCCCATCAAGGGAGGGAACATATTCATCAGGAACCTTGATTGGTCCATTGACTGCACCTCCCTGTTTgacactttctctgtgttcgGGAGGATCGTGTCATGCAAGGTTCGAGCTTTGAgctgttatatatgaatatatatatctgaatagctgaatatctgtgtttcatgattagtgtgttgttgtctGTTGACACGCTGTGTTTCTCCTGAAGGTTGTGGAATCAAAAGGTTATGGGTACGTTCAGTACGAGTCAGCGGAGGCGGCGGAACGGCTGAACGGAAAACTCCTGAACGACCGCCAAGTGTAAGTCACATGTAAATTAGTGTCTTTTTACCAGCCAGGGTTCAAATGTCAGGattttttacattcttttttaaactaattgcatTGAACTCTTTATATTGTCGAAACAGAGATATGTTTGGTCTTATGAGGGTATTTCAGTCAACATCTGGTGGTAATTTTGCTGTCGAGGACATAACttttaacagcagggtttagattctaagtgcagcttctctgttgtgttacagcaccatcgagtacttcaggtcttgggaggagcccaaggtggaggtgtgcagggccgaggagcccaaggtggaggcgcgcagggccgaggagcccaaggtggaggcacaCAAGGCTGAGGAGCCCAAGGTTGAGGCACGCAAATTTATCAAGAAGATTGACCACACCATCCACAGAAAGTGCCTGCGTAGAGCCCCACCATTACTGTACAACGTACCACCAAAACTGCGCCAACCAGTGCTGCCTCCCTGGTTCAAAAGGAGCACCCTTAAGACACCTTGCACAAAGGACACTGTCCAAAGCACCAAGGCATCTGCCTCAGAGGACATCAGCCAGATTGTctacactgctgcctcacagatgGTCCAAGCCGCTGGATCCCCTGCCCCAGTAAACAATGTGGAAGCTGTTGAAACTGCTGGCCCAGAGAACTCTGAGGAATCTGTTGAGACAGCTGCCTCAGAGGGATCTGTGGAAGCTATGAAGACAGTGGCCTCAGATGACAGGGTGGAAGCAGTAGAAGCAACTGCACCAGTGGAAGCTACTGATACAGCTGCcccagaggaaactctggaagctgtctcagaaatcagagttccggctccacttcaggtccaaaacacaacaaaaagcacacacacacaacaataacaatattctgcATGCTTAATATTACATGCTAAAGATAGTGTATGAATGATTATGGTACTAATCtaattgtgtgattattatattgtgtagtaatattattattattattaataataataataataataataataataataataataataataataataataatatcctgtgTTCCCAGGATGTACCTAAATTTCCACCACCCCAGAAGAGGCTGACGATCTATATGTTGGAGTCAGCAGATTTAGATGACCAGATCACGATGGCCTgtgagttacacacacacacacacacacacacacacacacatccggctcgtatacactcctgctctccagcttagcattttattccacttttatcatcacatgtccactgaaaacatctacaaactcctgctttcaactgcatttgtttttagtacTTGATATCAGTTCATAGAGAGTCTGAGCCCCACCACCCATGCTACCTGATCAGatgcctctgtttctgttctctctcactctttcacacacctcacacactttctctctctctttgcagatGATTACTTGCTTCCACTGGTAGCAGATGATGCAAAACAAATCACTCTGATGCTTGTGCAAGGAGAAAACAATTTCAAGATCATGAACATGATTAGTGATCCCGAGCACTTGCAAGCCAAggtaagtgtacacacaca
The window above is part of the Hemibagrus wyckioides isolate EC202008001 unplaced genomic scaffold, SWU_Hwy_1.0 Contig18, whole genome shotgun sequence genome. Proteins encoded here:
- the LOC131349947 gene encoding origin recognition complex subunit 4-like — encoded protein: MSEGPESAEGKPMGLESKYKHLLELLRRTAVHGESNSLHIIGPCGSVKTMLLRCALRELLDLQEVKMNVLQVHLSSLLQMDDRIALREITRQLQLENVVGDKVLVSVFQMSVFLPVCLSAGDKSSSQPVFFILEEFGLFAHHKNQMLLYNLLDVSQSAQAPVAVVGLTYRLDVLELLEKCEKSRFSHRQSHLLSSLTFRQYRDAFRSELTLQDDFPDSKFSQEWNLCVSVRHTASRT